The Lycium barbarum isolate Lr01 chromosome 12, ASM1917538v2, whole genome shotgun sequence genome includes a region encoding these proteins:
- the LOC132624427 gene encoding uncharacterized protein LOC132624427, with product METPSSTRRVTRSQALALANSANKIPVSTTKKNEESGKKTVAKSRQRTGKQSALIDITNDSPIVGLAMGNLETPSSEMSKKRTNIQGKHLNTPGSGEALLRGQVKTLLQKVEEEAVLSKISLENRPFLHLKGIVNSPMGLLAPTPANTPMMDLSVNELPVVTASPVEDKFVISQIINEMFEGEKQGNLESDKSYVTRSLLMDFYDKSEGSESSSVCSSVLTCQGAEIESKEKTPSDDDNASMWSIQVNASTKDDEEEEVLDDEDEEYDDNYDEIEEDGGDAVDELCEAISKIDVNEGQKKVMAKFEGKHTRFVYNSDDELERAEESSVETESSPGVLHLKGLPTPKGKHLRFPEETEEHTD from the exons ATGGAGACTCCATCATCAACAAGAAGAGTGACTAGATCACAAGCCTTGGCTCTTGCCAACAGTGCAAATAAGATCCCTGTCTCAACAACTA AGAAAAATGAAGAATCTGGAAAGAAAACAGTGGCAAAATCAAGACAAAGAACTGGGAAACAATCAGCTTTAATCGATATAACGAATGATTCCCCTATTGTTGGTCTTGCTATGGGTAATTTGGAAACCCCATCATCAGAAATGTCCAAGAAAAGGACTAATATTCAAGGCAAACACTTGAATACTCCTGGATCTGGTGAGGCATTATTGAGAGGCCAAGTTAAGACTTTGTTGcaaaaagttgaagaagaagccGTGCTCTCGAAAATTTCACTTGAAAATAGGCCTTTCCTTCATCTCAAAGGCATTGTTAATTCTCCTATGGGTCTTCTTGCCCCAACTCCTGCAAATACACCTATGATGGATCTGTCTGTTAATGAGTTGCCTGTTGTCACTGCATCCCCTGTTGAAGACAAGTTTGTCATTTCTCAG ATAATCAATGAGATGTTTGAAGGGGAAAAGCAGGGGAATCTTGAATCTGATAAGAGTTACGTTACAAGATCTCTGCTTATGGATTTTTATGATAAGTCAGAAGGGTCAGAATCATCATCAGTGTGTTCCTCAGTGCTGACATGCCAAGGAGCAGAGATTGAAAGTAAAGAGAAGACACCTTCAGATGATGATAACGCGTCTATGTGGTCAATTCAAGTGAATGCTAGTACtaaagatgacgaggaagaagaagTACTTGATGATGAAGACGAAGAATATGATGACAACTATGATGAAATTGAAGAAGATGGAGGAGATGCTGTTGATGAACTTTGTGAAGCAATTAGCAAGATTGATGTGAATGAAGGACAGAAAAAAGTGATGGCGAAATTTGAGGGAAAGCATACGCGTTTTGTGTACAACAGTGATGATGAGTTAGAAAGAGCTGAAGAGAGCAGTGTTGAGACTGAATCATCACCAGGTGTTTTGCACTTGAAGGGATTGCCAACTCCAAAAGGGAAGCATCTTCGCTTCCCCGAAGAAACTGAAGAACACACTGACTGA